The DNA window TATCGTCAAAACAAATGCTGTTATTAATCTTATTAATAACAAAGGCAATATCGGGATTCCTAAGGGAACAAAAATTAATGTGTCTTCCACTACTGCGTGACAAGCAACTAGGAAGATAAATACAAGCGTTGCATCCTTTTTACTTACACCATCCTCTTGTACCGCTTGAATCATGATCCCAGCACCATATGCAAGGCCAATGACTAGTCCAGCTACAAGCGTAGGGGAAGCATTTGGTTGTATACCAATTACTTTCGTAAAAGGTGCAAGCTTTTCGGAAAACTTCTGCAAGTAATTTCGATCTTTTAATAGCTGGAAGATTACCATTAAAGGAATAACAATAAGTGCCAACTGTAAAACACCAAACGTCGCTTTTTGCAGTCCGAGTAAAATTATTTCTCCCCAGCCATCTGGTACTTGTTGTGAAACACTTACTACTCCGTACTTAGCAGTCTCTCCACCACCTTGCCAGACAAGATTAATAATGATAGCTGATAAGATAGCCAATCCAAAACGGACTACTAGCACAATCCAAAGCTTCACTCCAACACGAAGTGCAACTCCTGTCTCGATAAAAATATTATGTGAAAAAGATAACATCGTAGCTAATATGAACACTTCTTTTACCGTTAATTCTAGCGAAAGTATTCCTGCAATCCCGGCATATAAATTTAGTGCATTTCCTAAAACCAACGGAATAGCAGCCTCTCCACTAAGACCAAGTAAGCCCATAAAGGGGGATATGAGATTGATAATCCACGGTAGAACAGGAGTATACTGCAATATTACTACTATTAAAGTGATTGGAAAAATTACTTTACTTAATGTCCAAGTTGTCTTTAAACCAGCTAATAACCCTCTTTTTAATGTTCCCATGCCCATCCCCATCTCCATCTTACTTACTTATCTTGATATCGTACCACTGGTTTAATAGTCTTTCTTCTATATATAAATAGAATAATGGAAATCACCACAGTGACTATGGATACAACTTGTGCAGTTCGAAGTTCTCCTATTAAATACAAACTATCTGTACGCATTCCTTCTATGAAGAATCGCCCTACAGAATACCAAGTTAAATAAAATAGGAACATTTCCCCGCGACGTAAATTAACTTTACGAAGAAGGATTAAGATAATAACACCAATTAAGTTCCATATGGATTCGTATAAAAATGTCGGATGATAATATTTCCCATCGATATACATCTGTTCGATAATCCAATTTGGAAGCATTAAGTTTTCTAAAAACGTTCTAGTTACTTCTCCACCATGTGCCTCTTGGTTTATGAAGTTCCCCCAGCGTCCAATCATTTGTCCGATTAAAATACTTGGGGCCACAATATCTGTCAACTTCCAAAAAGAAGTACCTCTTTTTTTTGTAAAGAAATAGGCAGTTAAAAAGGAACCAATTAACGCTCCGTGAATCGCAATTCCACCATTCCAAATTTCGATGATTTTCTCAGGGTATTGACTGTAAAAATCCCATTTAAAGATAACATAATATATGCGTGCACTAATTATGGCGATTGGAACTGCCCAAATTAGTAGATCTGTTAAATATTCTTCATGAAAACCTCTTTTCACCATCTCACGTTGTGCCACAAGAAACGCTAAGATAATTCCGAATGCAATAATTACCCCATACCATCGGACTTCGATCGGTCCAAGTGAAAAAGCTACTGGATCAATTACTTGTAATATATTCATATAAATCTCCCTTCAGCAAATTAATTAATAATTCATTTCTTCATTTTGACTTATAACATCATCTAAACGCTTTGCAAAGTCTTCCGCAGCATTCACACCCATTCGTTTTAAGCGATGATTCATTGCTGCAACTTCAATAATTACGGCTAAATTTCGCCCTGGACGTACTGGAACTGTTAACTTTGTAATGGCCGTATTAATAATTTCCATTTTTTCTTCTTCCAGACCTAGTCGATCATAGGTCTTTTTCTCGTCCCATATTTCCAATTCAATAACGAGTGTAATTCGCTTATAACTTCGGATTGCACTTGCACCAAATAGCGTCATAATATCAATGATGCCTAAACCACGAATTTCCAACAAATGTTCGATTAGTTTCGGTGCACTTCCAACTAATGTCTCTTCGCCTTCTTGTCTAATCTCTACACAGTCATCCGCTACTAAACGATGACCTCTTTTTACTAATTCTAGTGCAGTTTCACTTTTCCCTACCCCACTTTTACCAGTGATCAGTATCCCTACTCCATATATATCTACCAGCACACCATGAACGGCGGTCGTGGGAGCAAGTTTACTTTCTAAGAAGTTTGTCAGCATACTGGAAAATCTAGTAGTTGGCATACTGGTCGTTAATACAGGAACGGATTTTTCATTCGAAGCAATAATTAGTTCTTCTGGTACTTCCATTCCATGTGCAACGATAATAACGGGAGTATCTTGTGCACAAAGCTTTGTCATTCGTTCACTTTTTTCTTTTGGCTTTAATAAATCAAAAAAGGAAATCTCTGTTTTACCCAAAAGTTGTATTCGGTTGGAAGGGTAATGCATGAAATAACCTGCTATTTCAATCCCTGGTCTAGAAATATCGCTAATTGCAATATGGCGTCCAATTCCTTCTTTGCCACTCACTAATGAAAGATTGAACTTCTCTTTTATATCCTTTGTTGTCACATGAGGCATATTTCCAAACTCCTTTCATGCTCTAGCTACACATAGTTACTATTTTAGCATGATTATTTAAATTATTAGTATCCTTTTAACTTTTCTACTTCTATTTATTAATAGAAAGGGGGCCAAGCCTATTGAAAATCATGCTTGATGCAGGACATGGACCAGAAACACCCGGCAAGCAAACAATGGATGGGAGGATGAAAGAGTTTGAATTTAATCAAGCTGTAACACGATTAATAAAGAAGGAACTAGAGGGATGTGGGGTGGTAGTAATTTTAAGCCATCAAGGAGAGTCTGACATCCCCCTAAGCGAGAGGACTGCACTTGCAAATAAACTGGGGGTACAAGTATTTGTCTCCATCCATGCAAATGCTTATGGTACAACTTGGAATGAAGTAAGTGGCATTGAGACTTTTACGTATACAAAGGCTTTGGACCAATCTAAAATACTTGCTAAACTTATTCAAGAATCCTTATGCTCCCTATTAAATCGTAAGGATAGAGGAATTAAGCAAGCAGATTTTGCCGTCGTCCGAGATACGAAAATGCCTTCAGTACTAGTAGAATGTG is part of the Psychrobacillus sp. FSL H8-0483 genome and encodes:
- the hprK gene encoding HPr(Ser) kinase/phosphatase, whose translation is MPHVTTKDIKEKFNLSLVSGKEGIGRHIAISDISRPGIEIAGYFMHYPSNRIQLLGKTEISFFDLLKPKEKSERMTKLCAQDTPVIIVAHGMEVPEELIIASNEKSVPVLTTSMPTTRFSSMLTNFLESKLAPTTAVHGVLVDIYGVGILITGKSGVGKSETALELVKRGHRLVADDCVEIRQEGEETLVGSAPKLIEHLLEIRGLGIIDIMTLFGASAIRSYKRITLVIELEIWDEKKTYDRLGLEEEKMEIINTAITKLTVPVRPGRNLAVIIEVAAMNHRLKRMGVNAAEDFAKRLDDVISQNEEMNY
- a CDS encoding N-acetylmuramoyl-L-alanine amidase, giving the protein MLDAGHGPETPGKQTMDGRMKEFEFNQAVTRLIKKELEGCGVVVILSHQGESDIPLSERTALANKLGVQVFVSIHANAYGTTWNEVSGIETFTYTKALDQSKILAKLIQESLCSLLNRKDRGIKQADFAVVRDTKMPSVLVECGFMTNKEEAALLQTEQYRLLCAKAITFAILCWKNKS
- the lgt gene encoding prolipoprotein diacylglyceryl transferase, whose protein sequence is MNILQVIDPVAFSLGPIEVRWYGVIIAFGIILAFLVAQREMVKRGFHEEYLTDLLIWAVPIAIISARIYYVIFKWDFYSQYPEKIIEIWNGGIAIHGALIGSFLTAYFFTKKRGTSFWKLTDIVAPSILIGQMIGRWGNFINQEAHGGEVTRTFLENLMLPNWIIEQMYIDGKYYHPTFLYESIWNLIGVIILILLRKVNLRRGEMFLFYLTWYSVGRFFIEGMRTDSLYLIGELRTAQVVSIVTVVISIILFIYRRKTIKPVVRYQDK
- a CDS encoding nucleoside recognition domain-containing protein; protein product: MGTLKRGLLAGLKTTWTLSKVIFPITLIVVILQYTPVLPWIINLISPFMGLLGLSGEAAIPLVLGNALNLYAGIAGILSLELTVKEVFILATMLSFSHNIFIETGVALRVGVKLWIVLVVRFGLAILSAIIINLVWQGGGETAKYGVVSVSQQVPDGWGEIILLGLQKATFGVLQLALIVIPLMVIFQLLKDRNYLQKFSEKLAPFTKVIGIQPNASPTLVAGLVIGLAYGAGIMIQAVQEDGVSKKDATLVFIFLVACHAVVEDTLIFVPLGIPILPLLLIRLITAFVLTIIVAYIWRKSEQRKHEEVVTS